Genomic segment of Betaproteobacteria bacterium:
ACCAGAGGATGATGTCGACGCGCTCGCCGGCCAGTTCCTGCGTCACGGCCTGCACGCGCGAGCCGCGCATGCCGACGCAGGTGCCCATCGGGTCGATGCGCCGGTCGTTCGACTTCACCGCGATCTTGGCGCGCAGCCCGGGGTCGCGCGCGGCCGCCTTGATCTCGAGCAGGCCTTCCTCGATCTCCGGCACCTCCAGCTCGAAGAGCTTGGCGAGGAAGTCGGGCGCGATGCGCGAGAGGATGAGCTGCGGTCCGCGCGCCTGGCGGTCGATCTTGTCGATGTACGCCCGCACGCGGTCGCCCACGCGCAGGTTCTCCTTGGGGATCAGGTGGTCGCGGGGCAGCATCGCCTCGACGCGCCCCGATTCCACGATGAGGTTGCCGCGCTCGGCGCGCTTCACCGTGCCGGTCACGAGCGACTCGCCCCGCTCGAGAAAGTCGTTGAGGATCTGCTCGCGCTCGGCGTCGCGGATCTTCTGCAGGATCACCTGCTTGGCGGCCTGGGCGCCGATGCGCCCGAAGGTCTCGGGCTCGAGGGGTTCCTCGAAGACGTCCCCGAGCTTGGCCTCCGCGTTCTCGGCCAGCGCGTCCGTGATGGCCACCTGGTGGGCGGGCTCCTCGTGGTCCTCGTCGGGCACCACCGTCCAGCGGCGAAACGCCTTGTATTCGCCCGTCTCGCGGTCGACCTCGACCCGGACGTCGACTTCGTCCTTGAAGCGCTTCTTCGTGGCCGAGGCGAGCGCCATCTCGAGCGCGAGGAACACCACGTCCCTCGGCACGTTCTTCTCGCGCGACAGCGCATCGACCAGCAACAAGAGTTCCCGCGTCATTTCCAACACCTCCAGCGTCAAACGTCCGGCACCAGCCGGGCCCGGTCGATATCCGTCATCGCGACCGACCAGCGCTTCCCCTCGACTTCGATGAGGACATTCCCGTCCTCGACCCCCGCGATGCGTCCTTCCAGGCGGCGCCTGCCGTCGCGAGGCAGCTTCAAGCGCACCGAGGCATCCCTGCCCGCGAAGCGCGCGAAATCCTCCAGGCGCTTGAGCGGCCGGTCCAGCCCCGGCGACGACACTTCCAGGCGCTCGTAGTCGAATCCCTCGACGGCGAAAACCCGCATCAGGTGGCGGCTTGCCGCGGCGCAATCCTCCACGGTGATCCCTCCCGGCTTGTCGATGAAGACGCGCACCATTCCGCCTCGCGACTTCTCGAGGTCCACGAGCTCGTAGCCCAGGGACCCCAGGGTTGCCTCCAGCCAGTCTTCGTTGCCCGAAATCGGTTTCACAAACAAAAAATGGGCGCTGCCGCCCATCTGGTTTCCGAAACCACAAGATTGTAGCAGCAATCGCCCCCGCCCGGTATCCCGGCATGGCTTTACCGCCCCGGGCGCGCGCCACTTCCAGACTCCGAAAAGCCGGCCCGCCGGGATACCGTGCTCCCTCGCGGAATGACGCCCCGGCGATTGCGGGAGCCCGCCTTCTGCAATATGCTGCGCGGGTTTGCCATTGGCGCCCGAGAATCTCCCGGCCTGTTGTCGCCAGCCTGGCGCCGAAGCCCTTTAGAGGACATGCCATGGTCACCATTACGTCAGCCAAACCGGAGAAATGATGAAACAGATCAGGAAGAAGCAGCTCGTACGCGTCGTGGCGCAAGCCCTGGGCACCGGGGTCGCCCTGTCGATGATCGCGGCCGGAGCCCTGGCCCAGCAGGCGCAGAAGGTCGAGAAGATCGAGGTCACCGGCACCAACATCAAGCGCGTGGATACCGAGACTGTCGCCCCCGTCGAGGTCATCACTCGCGACCAGATCGAGCGCTCCGGCCAGCCGACGGTTGCCGACGTGCTGCGCAACATTCCCGCCAACAGCGGCGGCAGCTTCAGCGAGAGCTTCACCAACAGCTTCGCTCCGGGTGCCGCCGGCATCTCCCTGCGCGGCCTGGGCCAGAAGACGACGCTCGTCCTCCTCAACGGCCGCCGCACCGCCGGCTACGGGTTTGCGCAGAACCTCCAGGACACCTTCGTCGACCTGAACTCCATTCCCAGCGCCGCCGTCGAGCGCATCGAGATCCTCAAGGACGGCGCTTCCGCCGTGTACGGCTCCGACGCCATCGCCGGCGTGGTGAACGTGATCCTGCGCAAGGACTACAAGGGAGGGGAGATCGGCGGCTTCGTCGGCCAGTTCGAGGGCAAGAACGACTACCGCCTGAACCTCACCGGTGGCATCGGCGACCTGGCCACGGACCGCTACAACGTCTTCGGCGTGTTCGACTACTACA
This window contains:
- the rimP gene encoding ribosome maturation factor RimP translates to MGGSAHFLFVKPISGNEDWLEATLGSLGYELVDLEKSRGGMVRVFIDKPGGITVEDCAAASRHLMRVFAVEGFDYERLEVSSPGLDRPLKRLEDFARFAGRDASVRLKLPRDGRRRLEGRIAGVEDGNVLIEVEGKRWSVAMTDIDRARLVPDV
- the nusA gene encoding transcription termination/antitermination protein NusA, with amino-acid sequence MTRELLLLVDALSREKNVPRDVVFLALEMALASATKKRFKDEVDVRVEVDRETGEYKAFRRWTVVPDEDHEEPAHQVAITDALAENAEAKLGDVFEEPLEPETFGRIGAQAAKQVILQKIRDAEREQILNDFLERGESLVTGTVKRAERGNLIVESGRVEAMLPRDHLIPKENLRVGDRVRAYIDKIDRQARGPQLILSRIAPDFLAKLFELEVPEIEEGLLEIKAAARDPGLRAKIAVKSNDRRIDPMGTCVGMRGSRVQAVTQELAGERVDIILWSADPAQFVINALAPAEVSSIVVDEERHAMDVVVEEDQQAIAIGKLGQNVKLASQLTGWELNIMTVEQRKEKAGAETEGLRALFMEKLDVDEEVADILVAEGFTSMDEVAYVPINEMLEIEAFDEETVNELRRRARNALLTEELQHEETVESAAGSLESMEGMDGQTARLLASKGITTMDALADLATEELTELTGMEDERASQLIMTARAPWFKEPAQA